A stretch of Vicinamibacteria bacterium DNA encodes these proteins:
- a CDS encoding DUF2071 domain-containing protein encodes RLQYRMSRGRPWILSMTWHDLLFAHFRVPEKPLTPLIPSGLTLDTFEGEAWLGVVPFRMTGVKPRGCPAIPGLSSFLELNVRTYVVGGGKPGVWFFSLDASSRLAVRAARWSFHLPYFDARMELERRNDTVRYRSERIHRNAPGATFRASYRGVGSPRKSEPGSLEHWLTERYCLYAADKRGRVYRGDIHHAPWPLRDAEADFESLDMTRLIGIDRLEGAPLLHFADRLEVVAWLLEPIAPYN; translated from the coding sequence AAGACTACAATACCGCATGTCGCGCGGCAGGCCGTGGATTCTCTCCATGACCTGGCACGACCTGCTCTTCGCTCACTTCAGAGTTCCTGAAAAGCCGCTCACGCCGCTCATTCCAAGTGGGTTGACCCTCGACACCTTCGAAGGAGAAGCCTGGCTCGGGGTCGTGCCCTTCCGCATGACCGGAGTGAAGCCGCGAGGATGTCCGGCCATTCCCGGGCTCTCGTCGTTTCTGGAGCTCAACGTCCGGACGTACGTCGTCGGCGGAGGCAAGCCGGGTGTCTGGTTCTTCAGCCTCGACGCGTCGAGCCGGCTCGCCGTGCGCGCGGCTCGTTGGTCGTTTCACCTGCCCTACTTCGATGCTCGGATGGAGCTCGAGAGGAGAAACGATACCGTTCGCTATCGATCGGAGCGGATTCACCGGAACGCACCCGGTGCCACGTTCCGGGCTTCGTACCGAGGAGTGGGCTCACCGAGAAAATCCGAGCCGGGGAGCCTCGAGCACTGGCTGACGGAACGCTACTGTCTCTACGCCGCGGACAAGCGGGGCCGCGTCTATCGAGGCGACATCCACCACGCCCCGTGGCCCCTTCGCGACGCCGAGGCCGACTTCGAATCGCTGGACATGACGCGCCTCATCGGAATCGACCGACTCGAGGGTGCTCCCCTGCTGCATTTCGCCGACCGGCTCGAAGTGGTCGCATGGCTCCTCGAGCCGATAGCTCCCTACAATTGA